CGCATTCCGCACGAGCTCCGGCTTGTCCTTCGCCAGCTGCAGCGCATCCTCATACCCGAGGAAGTCAGGGGCATGCAGCATGTACACGTGCAGGACATGGCTTTCGATCCATTCCCCGCAGTACAACAAACGGCGCAACTCGCGCAGCTGTCCGTCCACGACCACTCCGAAGGCGTCCTCCATGGCGTGCACCGCACTCATCTGATAGGCGACGGGACAGATGCCGCAGATGCGCGCCGTGATGTCGGGTGCCTCGGCAAAGCTCCGGCCGCGCATGAATGCCTCGAAGAAGCGCGGTGGCTCATAGATGCGCACCTTCGTGTCGGTGATCTTCCCGTCCGTGATCTTGATGAAGATCCCGCCTTCCCCTTCCACGCGGGCGAGGGTGTCGACCTTGATGACCCTATTTTTCATGGGCGTCGCTCTCCTTGCGGAATGCTTCCGCATACGCGTTGAACCCGCGGTACATGAGCATCACGTCCCGGCGGTCCTTCCCCAGCTCGAGGAACCGCTTGCTGAGGGCAGGAGGGTTCGGGTTTTCCATCGGTCCAAAGCACCCATAGCATCCGCGGTCGTACGAAGGACAGAGCCCGCCACATCCGGCCTGTGTGACAGGACCGAGACACGGGGTCTGCTTCGCCACCAGCACGCAGACGGTGCCACGGAGTTTGCATTCCATGCACACGCTGTGCGACGGTATCGTCGGCTTCCGCTTGTTCAACGATGCGTTCAACACTTCCAGGAGCTGGAACTTATTGATCGGACATCCGCGCAGCTCGAAGTCCACGTGCACATAGGACCCGACCGGCATCGAGCGGTCGAGCGTTGAGATGTACTCCGGCGATGCATACACCAGCCGCGTGAACTCCTTCACGTCCTTCCAGTTGCGCAATGCCTGGATGCCACCCGCGGTCGCGCAGGCACCGATCGTGATGAGCACGCGGCAGGACTTCCGGATCTCGCGGACCCGCTCCACATCGTGCGGCGTGGTGATGCTCCCCTCGACGAGGCCGATATCATAGGGGCCCTTCACCACGCGCCGGGATGCCTCGGGGAAATTCGCGATATCCACGGCCCCCGCAACGGCAAGCAGATGGTCTTCGGCATCGAGCAGCGAAAGCTGACAGCCATCGCAGGAGGCAAACTTGAAGACGGCGATCTTCGGTTTCTTGGTGGCCATGTCAGAGTTCCTTCCTGTCCAGGAGTGGACGCACACGTGGGACCGGATAGACCGG
Above is a window of Ignavibacteriota bacterium DNA encoding:
- a CDS encoding oxidoreductase → MATKKPKIAVFKFASCDGCQLSLLDAEDHLLAVAGAVDIANFPEASRRVVKGPYDIGLVEGSITTPHDVERVREIRKSCRVLITIGACATAGGIQALRNWKDVKEFTRLVYASPEYISTLDRSMPVGSYVHVDFELRGCPINKFQLLEVLNASLNKRKPTIPSHSVCMECKLRGTVCVLVAKQTPCLGPVTQAGCGGLCPSYDRGCYGCFGPMENPNPPALSKRFLELGKDRRDVMLMYRGFNAYAEAFRKESDAHEK